A region of Candidatus Thermoplasmatota archaeon DNA encodes the following proteins:
- a CDS encoding PKD domain-containing protein produces MHVKKCKKASFAVVLTSILILTFFLSPSLATDGNTPPSVDFHWEPIDDLKTNQEINFYDDSVDEDGEIIAWEWSFGDETYAIIQNPTHAYSNDGIYTVTLTVIDNNGSTNSTSKHITIHNRPPVADAGPDQVVNNTLVSFDGTGSNDPDGTIVTYKWYFGDGGSATGAVVTHNYSQDGIYTATLNVTDNDGAKDEDTCQITIDTVAPKTNISIGGTKGDDGWYISNVTITLLPSDATSGVDKTYYLLNNGTWKTYTTQFVISNEGKNILKYYSIDEAGNVEAVNIITIKIDKTSPTITITTPTKGYIHFFGRSIMPTLGNKTIIIGRITVEANVTDTHSGIKDVKFYIDDHMKYNTSEPPYTWRWGMAFGRHNLKIKVFDNAGHNASDEVDVTIFSILPGRNDNVYTQDDVPSDLKFS; encoded by the coding sequence ATGCATGTGAAAAAATGTAAGAAAGCTTCTTTTGCAGTTGTGCTTACTTCAATATTAATCTTGACTTTTTTTTTATCTCCATCCCTAGCCACGGACGGAAATACTCCACCCAGCGTCGATTTTCACTGGGAGCCAATCGATGACCTTAAGACCAATCAGGAAATAAATTTTTATGACGATAGCGTTGATGAAGACGGAGAAATAATTGCATGGGAGTGGAGTTTCGGTGATGAGACATATGCAATAATACAAAATCCCACTCATGCATACTCAAATGATGGAATATATACAGTTACACTTACAGTCATCGACAACAACGGCTCAACGAACTCTACTTCAAAGCACATAACCATTCACAACCGCCCCCCGGTGGCAGATGCAGGTCCAGACCAAGTTGTTAACAATACGCTGGTTTCATTTGACGGTACAGGCTCAAATGACCCAGATGGAACCATCGTTACCTACAAATGGTATTTTGGGGATGGAGGAAGTGCAACAGGTGCTGTTGTCACACACAACTATAGTCAGGACGGAATTTACACCGCCACTCTAAATGTTACTGATAACGATGGGGCAAAAGATGAGGATACCTGCCAGATTACCATAGATACAGTTGCGCCAAAAACCAACATTTCTATTGGCGGCACAAAAGGGGATGATGGGTGGTACATCAGCAATGTCACTATCACCCTCCTGCCGAGCGATGCAACATCTGGAGTTGACAAAACGTACTATTTACTAAATAATGGTACGTGGAAGACTTACACCACCCAATTTGTCATTTCCAATGAAGGGAAAAACATCCTGAAATATTACTCCATTGATGAGGCAGGGAATGTAGAGGCAGTTAACATAATCACTATAAAAATAGATAAAACATCCCCTACCATAACCATTACAACGCCGACGAAGGGGTATATTCATTTCTTTGGAAGGTCTATCATGCCTACACTGGGAAATAAAACAATTATTATCGGAAGAATAACCGTTGAAGCTAATGTAACTGATACGCATTCAGGAATAAAAGATGTTAAATTTTACATAGACGATCACATGAAATACAACACCTCAGAACCGCCATATACTTGGAGATGGGGAATGGCATTTGGAAGGCACAATCTAAAAATCAAGGTGTTTGACAATGCGGGTCACAATGCTAGTGACGAAGTTGATGTAACAATATTCAGTATCCTTCCAGGCAGGAATGATAATGTCTATACCCAGGACGATGTACCGTCAGACCTTAAATTTTCATAG
- a CDS encoding chitobiase/beta-hexosaminidase C-terminal domain-containing protein, whose product MKAKKAKNGIKVLISLVIAITITGIPAVVFADSGGDSGGDGNAVEGTTTDVLYGESGTPPYDPANYGRHEDNRHVEENGWYDPYAADRGGQVPPDVDVTYLDVPDPTVPHETSETNVVATVTNWDDVPHEVKVFLQIYEEIEPDPFTFWFDDMESCCHNWTAVDVDDDGVTWGWTEKRSYSPTHSYHNVYDCVMDDNGGTYVGNSLDQLISREIDITGLCDGTPSVWLNFKQWIQGEVSEEQGKFEDYGKVYYRIDGGAWVPLAIYADSEGEWLTADPDDFGSDYVLDIGTFTYSHGAPVGWFIPLTPDNTTIQIMFEWHSDPCTQFEGWYIDDVTLMAQCGGMQPLVWQEYKPVDEAMYLGAFNETAFQKQVQFMLPFTPKDDTTYFFEVYSELIDDDDVDGHYDFEGDNEFTTQNITWLGIPDTPEGWFIDPMTGARYWNPKNGVNESVYFGDWHDGAGISVYFGADGNEIVQIEKTTECIDVPISYVVANEGTIEEPIPYQIEVHKTAVENVFYDDYEQGDTDYYLDQGYEIGYFANPNCVLPHVETEMLAHSGTNAWYFGDAVCPDQNEGYYGSNMYCAFRTPEIDMNEYIGVTTTHLNYWVNFNINNELGPSPGYTGHFDPGYSDKWYFGVITDAGIYLFLSSTATSGTSGGWLPVESTNTPGEISGYNAVHPGNPWYPIIITAGPETTEPDLMTWLRSIGYDADGKIAFFWAMATGDANNNYPDEPWSGLYVDDVQLWGAGLGETIWSSDMMYETLEPGEQSDELTILWNACDYCDYTPVVKTHVEDDWNTHFKGDPDLGYMYNDEAQGSNLYIYTELYDEDFEGGGWMGDVGEFGSEWSTHDNTFGEPGQWVICDDGAPGWQLNHFLYTGDGDDSYENSYDNNRNDLVVPADGDGILAFDLTDMVMAQLRFDLWNEIETDWDYLTLEISNDSGDNWWTIAHWNNVTNYGYNMEEWVHYDMELFNGTDYIVAYNLYVPACPYIDPYPPCEYFINISYVNVSITEDMHFRFHFMSDSGYAYKGAYIDNIELVSLTNETVPYDGTDQPWRWTEEVLFEDDFEDGMGKWHTLEPWTGSMWHVSDTCSYPDDDEHCAANFDPYTYSSYNKQLYPAQCNLSGWGLPPAYWHYTTAMYFGYDSSYMNYRNNADDKLILDLDLSGVYQAWLRFYTNYTVIATGDFLYVEVSTDGGETWNTIATYQGDSGGWVAQSALPALGYTYNYGISLTPFTGGEALIRWRLVSDETDVGAIQIDDILVTGKRDTEAPVTTAIVNPPEPDGCNGWYTSDVTVTLTAVDREMGTTYYSIDGGTWLTYTGPITIGIDGEHTISYYSVDAVGNEETAKSVSFKIDKTAPTGSITSPEAGYIYFFGRQIMPRILDKSKALIIGGLTATATASDATSGVGYVTFSTSKGSVEDAVSPYEYNLPFYFPFGTDTLTVTVTDKACNTANAGSVDYIKIL is encoded by the coding sequence ATGAAAGCAAAAAAAGCAAAAAATGGAATAAAAGTGTTGATATCTCTAGTGATTGCGATAACGATAACAGGAATACCAGCAGTGGTCTTTGCTGATAGCGGTGGAGATAGCGGTGGAGACGGCAATGCGGTAGAAGGCACTACTACAGATGTCCTTTATGGAGAATCAGGGACGCCGCCATACGACCCAGCAAATTATGGAAGGCACGAAGATAACAGACATGTTGAGGAAAATGGATGGTACGACCCATATGCGGCCGATAGAGGAGGTCAGGTTCCGCCTGACGTTGACGTAACATATCTGGACGTGCCAGACCCAACAGTACCACATGAGACATCGGAAACAAATGTTGTTGCTACGGTAACAAACTGGGACGATGTGCCACATGAGGTAAAAGTATTCCTGCAGATATACGAGGAAATTGAACCCGATCCCTTTACATTCTGGTTCGACGATATGGAATCATGTTGCCACAATTGGACAGCAGTTGATGTTGATGACGATGGCGTTACATGGGGATGGACAGAAAAGAGAAGCTACTCACCAACGCACAGCTACCATAACGTATATGACTGTGTAATGGATGACAACGGAGGAACTTATGTGGGTAATTCATTGGACCAGCTTATCAGCAGGGAGATAGACATTACTGGCCTATGCGATGGAACACCGTCGGTCTGGCTGAATTTCAAGCAGTGGATACAGGGAGAAGTAAGCGAAGAACAGGGCAAATTCGAAGATTACGGCAAGGTTTATTACAGAATCGACGGCGGGGCATGGGTGCCTTTGGCAATTTACGCAGATAGCGAGGGCGAATGGCTAACGGCAGACCCGGATGATTTCGGCTCGGATTATGTCTTAGATATAGGTACATTTACATACTCACATGGAGCACCTGTCGGATGGTTTATACCACTCACTCCGGACAATACAACGATTCAGATAATGTTCGAGTGGCATTCTGACCCATGCACTCAGTTTGAGGGATGGTACATTGATGATGTTACACTTATGGCACAGTGTGGCGGAATGCAGCCGTTGGTGTGGCAGGAATATAAGCCTGTAGATGAGGCAATGTATCTTGGGGCATTCAATGAAACAGCGTTCCAGAAGCAGGTCCAGTTTATGTTGCCATTCACGCCAAAGGACGATACGACATACTTCTTTGAGGTGTATTCAGAACTTATAGACGACGATGATGTAGATGGACACTATGATTTTGAGGGAGATAACGAGTTTACGACGCAAAATATCACATGGCTCGGCATACCCGATACACCAGAGGGATGGTTTATTGATCCAATGACCGGGGCACGCTACTGGAATCCAAAGAATGGTGTCAATGAGAGTGTTTACTTCGGTGATTGGCATGATGGTGCAGGTATCAGTGTATACTTCGGAGCAGATGGCAATGAGATAGTGCAGATAGAAAAGACCACTGAATGCATAGATGTACCAATTTCTTATGTCGTTGCCAATGAGGGAACAATAGAAGAGCCAATACCATACCAGATAGAAGTGCACAAAACGGCAGTTGAAAATGTCTTCTACGATGATTATGAGCAGGGAGATACCGATTATTACCTCGACCAGGGATATGAGATAGGTTACTTTGCCAATCCCAATTGTGTCCTGCCGCATGTAGAAACAGAGATGCTTGCCCACTCCGGAACAAATGCATGGTACTTCGGTGATGCGGTCTGTCCCGACCAGAATGAAGGTTACTACGGCAGCAATATGTACTGTGCTTTCAGAACACCGGAAATAGACATGAATGAGTATATCGGTGTGACGACAACGCACCTTAACTATTGGGTAAACTTCAATATCAACAATGAGTTAGGTCCAAGTCCAGGTTATACAGGCCACTTCGATCCAGGATACTCTGATAAGTGGTACTTCGGTGTTATAACTGATGCAGGCATCTATTTGTTCCTCTCAAGTACAGCTACATCCGGAACCAGTGGTGGCTGGCTTCCAGTTGAAAGCACTAACACCCCAGGAGAAATTTCGGGTTACAATGCAGTACATCCAGGTAACCCATGGTATCCAATTATCATTACTGCGGGACCGGAAACCACTGAACCTGACCTTATGACGTGGCTCAGAAGCATTGGATACGATGCTGATGGGAAGATAGCATTCTTCTGGGCAATGGCAACCGGTGACGCAAACAACAACTATCCTGATGAGCCGTGGAGCGGATTGTATGTCGATGATGTCCAGCTCTGGGGAGCCGGTCTGGGAGAAACAATATGGAGCAGCGATATGATGTATGAAACCCTCGAACCCGGTGAACAATCCGACGAGCTGACCATTCTGTGGAACGCTTGCGACTATTGCGATTATACCCCTGTAGTTAAAACACACGTTGAAGACGACTGGAATACGCACTTCAAGGGAGATCCAGACCTTGGATACATGTACAACGATGAGGCACAGGGCAGTAATCTGTACATTTACACGGAACTTTATGATGAAGACTTTGAAGGCGGCGGTTGGATGGGTGATGTAGGTGAATTCGGATCGGAATGGAGCACTCATGATAATACATTTGGCGAGCCGGGACAGTGGGTTATTTGCGATGACGGCGCTCCGGGATGGCAGTTGAATCATTTCCTTTATACTGGTGACGGAGATGACTCATATGAAAACTCGTACGATAATAACAGGAACGACCTCGTTGTGCCTGCGGATGGAGACGGTATTTTGGCATTTGACTTAACTGATATGGTAATGGCACAATTGAGATTTGACCTGTGGAATGAAATAGAAACCGACTGGGATTATCTGACACTTGAAATCAGCAACGATTCAGGCGATAACTGGTGGACGATCGCTCACTGGAACAACGTGACTAATTATGGATACAACATGGAGGAATGGGTACACTATGACATGGAACTGTTCAACGGAACCGATTACATAGTAGCATACAATCTGTATGTACCCGCATGTCCGTACATTGATCCGTACCCACCTTGTGAGTACTTTATAAACATATCTTATGTCAACGTGAGCATAACAGAGGACATGCATTTCCGCTTCCACTTCATGAGCGACAGTGGTTACGCGTACAAGGGTGCATACATAGACAATATTGAACTCGTCAGCCTGACCAACGAAACAGTTCCATACGATGGTACTGACCAGCCTTGGAGATGGACAGAAGAAGTCCTGTTCGAAGATGACTTCGAGGATGGCATGGGCAAGTGGCATACTCTTGAACCGTGGACGGGAAGCATGTGGCACGTATCGGATACATGCAGTTATCCAGATGATGACGAGCATTGTGCAGCCAACTTTGATCCATATACATACAGCAGCTACAACAAGCAGCTGTACCCGGCGCAGTGTAACCTTAGTGGTTGGGGATTGCCACCAGCATACTGGCACTACACTACCGCAATGTACTTTGGCTATGACAGCAGCTACATGAACTATCGTAACAATGCAGACGATAAGCTCATACTGGACCTAGACCTCTCAGGTGTCTACCAGGCATGGCTGAGGTTCTATACCAATTACACAGTGATAGCGACAGGTGACTTCCTGTATGTGGAAGTAAGCACTGACGGCGGAGAAACATGGAATACAATAGCGACATACCAGGGTGATTCCGGCGGATGGGTTGCTCAGTCAGCATTACCGGCGCTTGGATACACGTATAACTATGGTATCAGTCTGACGCCATTCACCGGTGGCGAAGCTTTGATACGATGGAGACTTGTATCCGATGAAACAGATGTTGGTGCGATACAGATAGACGATATCTTAGTAACAGGCAAGAGAGACACAGAAGCTCCGGTGACAACAGCAATTGTAAATCCACCAGAACCTGATGGATGCAATGGCTGGTATACAAGTGATGTCACAGTAACGTTGACCGCAGTTGACCGCGAGATGGGAACAACATACTACAGCATAGATGGCGGAACATGGCTTACATATACAGGACCAATCACGATAGGCATTGATGGCGAGCATACCATAAGCTACTACAGCGTTGATGCAGTCGGCAACGAGGAAACAGCCAAGTCGGTATCGTTCAAGATAGACAAGACAGCACCAACTGGAAGCATAACTTCACCAGAAGCTGGGTATATATACTTCTTCGGAAGACAGATCATGCCAAGGATACTCGACAAGAGCAAGGCACTGATAATCGGTGGATTGACTGCTACAGCGACAGCAAGCGATGCAACATCTGGCGTTGGATATGTAACCTTCAGCACCAGCAAGGGAAGCGTAGAAGATGCAGTAAGCCCATATGAATACAACCTACCGTTCTACTTCCCATTCGGAACCGATACATTGACAGTAACAGTAACGGACAAGGCATGCAACACAGCCAATGCAGGCTCAGTAGACTACATAAAGATACTGTAA